One genomic segment of Streptomyces sp. NBC_00239 includes these proteins:
- a CDS encoding DUF3046 domain-containing protein, whose product MRLTIFWERMADHFGSGYADSFARDHVMTELGGRTVHEALDAGWEAKDVWRAVCAAMDVPGERR is encoded by the coding sequence ATGCGGTTGACGATTTTCTGGGAGCGGATGGCCGACCACTTCGGATCCGGGTACGCGGACTCCTTCGCGCGCGACCACGTGATGACCGAACTGGGCGGCCGCACCGTGCACGAGGCGCTCGACGCGGGCTGGGAGGCCAAGGACGTCTGGCGCGCGGTGTGCGCGGCGATGGACGTGCCCGGCGAGCGGCGCTGA
- a CDS encoding AzlC family ABC transporter permease translates to MRAAGAHDTHDGRPPGAPVDRRAVIRDALGVGIAVGLSGFAFGVTAAGSGITVAQACALSLLVFTGASQFALVGALAAGGNPLTAAAGAFFLGTRNAFYGLRLSQLLALPRAVRPFAAHWVIDETTAVALAQRGRTAARLGFTVTGLSLYVLWNLTTLLGALGAEALGDTAAWGLDAAGPAVFLALLAPMLRTGTERAVAVLAVLLGLGFLPVLPAGVPVLVAALAAPAVLYVKGRGARRRETEGETP, encoded by the coding sequence ATGCGGGCGGCCGGGGCCCACGACACCCACGACGGCCGGCCGCCGGGCGCCCCCGTCGACCGGCGCGCCGTGATCCGCGACGCCCTCGGCGTCGGCATCGCGGTGGGGCTGTCCGGCTTCGCCTTCGGCGTCACCGCCGCAGGATCCGGCATCACCGTCGCGCAGGCCTGCGCCCTGAGCCTGCTGGTGTTCACCGGCGCCTCGCAGTTCGCGCTGGTCGGGGCGCTCGCCGCCGGCGGCAACCCGCTGACGGCGGCCGCCGGAGCGTTCTTCCTCGGCACCCGCAACGCCTTCTACGGCCTGCGCCTGTCCCAGCTCCTCGCGCTGCCCCGGGCGGTGCGCCCGTTCGCCGCGCACTGGGTCATCGACGAGACCACCGCCGTCGCACTCGCCCAGCGCGGCCGGACCGCCGCCCGCCTGGGCTTCACCGTCACCGGCCTGAGCCTGTACGTGCTGTGGAACCTGACCACCCTGCTCGGCGCGCTCGGCGCCGAGGCCCTCGGCGACACCGCCGCCTGGGGACTGGACGCCGCCGGGCCCGCCGTGTTCCTCGCGCTGCTCGCCCCGATGCTGCGCACCGGCACCGAGCGGGCGGTGGCCGTGTTGGCCGTCCTGCTCGGCCTCGGCTTCCTGCCGGTGCTGCCCGCCGGCGTGCCGGTCCTGGTCGCGGCGCTCGCCGCCCCCGCCGTCCTCTACGTCAAGGGGCGCGGCGCGCGCCGCCGGGAAACGGAAGGAGAGACCCCGTGA
- a CDS encoding cysteine dioxygenase produces the protein MSAVSTTLFPHAPARPPARPLDGPGAAELLDFALSTAADPELVAALPLDPEGRTWVRLDGPGGSEAWLIGWPPGTGTGWHDHAESRGAFATAAGRLTEHSLAARLPSEGWQSLELAPDVDRSRTLPAGTGRAFREFHVHEVFNESTTEHAVSVHAYYPPLPLIRRYSRTGPVLRLEHVERPADWQ, from the coding sequence ATGTCTGCCGTGTCCACCACGCTGTTCCCGCACGCCCCCGCCCGCCCGCCGGCCCGTCCGCTGGACGGCCCCGGCGCCGCCGAGCTCCTCGACTTCGCCCTGAGCACCGCCGCCGACCCCGAACTCGTCGCGGCCCTGCCCCTCGACCCGGAGGGCCGTACGTGGGTGCGGCTCGACGGGCCGGGCGGCAGCGAGGCCTGGCTGATCGGCTGGCCGCCGGGCACCGGCACCGGCTGGCACGACCACGCCGAGTCCCGGGGCGCCTTCGCGACCGCCGCGGGCCGCCTCACCGAGCACTCGCTCGCCGCCCGGCTGCCCTCGGAGGGCTGGCAGAGCCTGGAGCTCGCCCCGGACGTCGACCGCAGCCGGACCCTGCCCGCCGGAACGGGCCGCGCCTTCCGCGAGTTCCACGTGCACGAGGTGTTCAACGAGTCCACCACCGAACACGCCGTCTCCGTGCACGCCTACTACCCGCCGCTGCCCCTGATCCGCCGTTACAGCCGTACCGGGCCGGTCCTGCGGCTGGAGCACGTCGAGCGTCCGGCGGACTGGCAGTGA
- a CDS encoding AI-2E family transporter: protein MGPGSGPGDGGPEPLGTDGTDGTDGTGGADEPAAASGGAGAGAGAGDGGRGPGAPAGLAAAARMPRWLPRAVILVLALYACFQLGSWAFHQLIGLLINILIAFFLALAVEPAVARMAARGMRRGLATFLVFLGVLVAAVGFVVMLGSMLAGQILDMVEDFPGTLDSVISWINETFGTELSRLAVQDSMLRSDWLQKYVQNSASGVLDVSATVLGGLFQLLTIGLFSFYFAADGPRLRRALCSVLPPAKQAEVLRAWEIAVAKTGGYLYSRGLMALISGVAHYILLAVLNVPYAPALAVWVGLVSQFIPTIGTYLAGALPMLIAFTVDPWYAVYVLGFVVVYQQFENYVLQPKLTSKTVDIHPAVAFGSVIAGTALLGAVGALIAIPAIATLQAFLGAYVRRYEVADAATGPRARRVRRPWLPWLR, encoded by the coding sequence ATCGGCCCGGGCAGTGGTCCCGGCGACGGCGGCCCGGAACCCCTCGGGACGGACGGCACGGACGGGACGGACGGCACGGGCGGAGCGGACGAGCCGGCCGCCGCGTCCGGCGGGGCCGGGGCCGGGGCCGGGGCCGGGGACGGCGGCCGGGGTCCCGGCGCGCCCGCCGGGCTCGCGGCCGCGGCCCGGATGCCGCGCTGGCTGCCCCGCGCCGTGATACTCGTGCTCGCCCTCTACGCCTGCTTCCAGCTGGGCAGCTGGGCCTTCCACCAGCTCATCGGGCTGCTCATCAACATCCTGATCGCCTTCTTCCTCGCGCTCGCGGTCGAACCGGCCGTGGCGCGGATGGCGGCCCGCGGCATGCGCCGCGGCCTCGCCACCTTCCTGGTCTTCCTCGGGGTGCTGGTCGCGGCCGTCGGCTTCGTCGTCATGCTCGGATCGATGCTCGCCGGGCAGATCCTCGACATGGTGGAGGACTTCCCCGGCACCCTCGACTCGGTGATCAGCTGGATCAACGAGACCTTCGGCACCGAGCTGTCGAGGCTGGCCGTCCAGGACAGCATGCTGCGCTCCGACTGGCTGCAGAAGTACGTGCAGAACAGCGCGAGCGGCGTCCTCGACGTGTCCGCCACCGTGCTCGGCGGTCTCTTCCAGCTGCTGACGATCGGCCTGTTCTCCTTCTACTTCGCGGCCGACGGCCCCCGGCTGCGCCGCGCGCTGTGCTCCGTACTGCCGCCCGCCAAGCAGGCCGAGGTGCTGCGGGCCTGGGAGATCGCGGTCGCCAAGACCGGCGGGTACCTCTACTCCCGCGGCCTGATGGCGCTGATCTCGGGCGTCGCGCACTACATCCTGCTCGCCGTGCTCAACGTGCCGTACGCGCCCGCGCTCGCCGTGTGGGTCGGTCTGGTGTCCCAGTTCATCCCGACCATCGGCACCTACCTCGCCGGCGCGCTGCCGATGCTGATCGCCTTCACCGTCGACCCCTGGTACGCCGTGTACGTCCTCGGGTTCGTGGTCGTCTACCAGCAGTTCGAGAACTACGTGCTGCAGCCCAAGCTCACCTCGAAGACCGTGGACATCCACCCGGCCGTGGCCTTCGGCTCGGTCATCGCCGGCACCGCGCTGCTCGGCGCGGTCGGGGCGCTCATCGCGATCCCGGCCATCGCGACGCTGCAGGCGTTCCTGGGCGCGTACGTACGGCGGTACGAGGTGGCCGACGCGGCGACCGGGCCCCGGGCGCGGCGGGTGCGGCGGCCCTGGCTGCCGTGGCTGAGGTGA
- a CDS encoding rhodanese-like domain-containing protein translates to MSAAGPGPTGIDELLERVRAGYARVEAGEAHRAREAGALLVDIRYQALRERDGLIPGALVVERNELEWRLDPQGSHRAAEATGHDLQVIVICNEGYASSLAAASLHRLGLHRATDLVGGFQAWKAAGLPVV, encoded by the coding sequence GTGAGCGCCGCCGGGCCCGGGCCGACCGGGATCGACGAACTGCTGGAGCGGGTACGGGCCGGCTACGCGCGCGTCGAGGCCGGCGAGGCCCACCGCGCCCGGGAGGCCGGTGCGCTGCTCGTGGACATCCGTTACCAGGCCCTGCGCGAGCGCGACGGGCTGATCCCGGGCGCGCTGGTGGTCGAGCGCAACGAACTGGAGTGGCGGCTCGATCCGCAGGGCAGCCACCGGGCGGCCGAGGCCACCGGACACGACCTGCAGGTGATCGTGATCTGCAACGAGGGGTACGCGTCCAGCCTCGCGGCGGCCTCGCTGCACCGGCTCGGGCTGCACCGGGCGACCGATCTGGTGGGCGGCTTCCAGGCCTGGAAGGCGGCCGGCCTGCCGGTGGTGTGA
- the recA gene encoding recombinase RecA gives MAGTDREKALDAALAQIERQFGKGAVMRLGDRPNDPIEVIPTGSTALDIALGVGGLPRGRVVEVYGPESSGKTTLTLHAVANAQKAGGTVAFVDAEHALDPEYAKALGVDTDNLILSQPDTGEQALEIVDMLVRSGALDLIVIDSVAALVPRAEIEGEMGDSHVGLQARLMSQALRKITSALNQSKTTAIFINQLREKIGVMFGSPETTTGGRALKFYASVRLDIRRIETLKDGTDAVGNRTRVKVVKNKVAPPFKQAEFDILYGHGISREGGLIDMGVEHGFVRKAGAWYTYEGDQLGQGKENARNFLKDNPDLADEIERKIKEKLGVGIRKPAADAEPAADKAGADAPDTAAAVPAPASASKAKTAKAATAATAKS, from the coding sequence ATGGCAGGCACCGACCGCGAGAAGGCGCTCGACGCCGCGCTCGCACAGATTGAACGACAATTCGGCAAGGGCGCAGTGATGCGCCTGGGCGACCGGCCGAACGACCCCATCGAAGTCATCCCCACCGGGTCGACCGCCCTGGACATCGCCCTCGGCGTCGGCGGTCTGCCGCGCGGCCGTGTGGTCGAGGTCTACGGGCCGGAGTCCTCCGGTAAGACCACGCTGACCCTGCACGCCGTCGCCAACGCGCAGAAGGCCGGCGGCACCGTCGCCTTCGTGGACGCCGAGCACGCGCTCGACCCCGAGTACGCCAAGGCCCTCGGCGTCGACACCGACAACCTGATCCTGTCCCAGCCGGACACCGGTGAGCAGGCGCTCGAAATCGTGGACATGCTCGTCCGCTCCGGCGCCCTCGACCTGATCGTCATCGACTCCGTCGCGGCCCTGGTGCCCCGCGCGGAGATCGAGGGTGAGATGGGCGACTCGCACGTCGGCCTCCAGGCCCGCCTGATGAGCCAGGCGCTCCGGAAGATCACCAGCGCGCTCAACCAGTCCAAGACCACCGCGATCTTCATCAACCAGCTCCGCGAGAAGATCGGCGTGATGTTCGGCTCCCCGGAGACCACCACCGGTGGCCGGGCGCTGAAGTTCTACGCCTCGGTGCGCCTGGACATCCGCCGCATCGAGACCCTCAAGGACGGCACCGACGCGGTCGGCAACCGCACCCGCGTCAAGGTCGTCAAGAACAAGGTCGCGCCCCCCTTCAAGCAGGCCGAGTTCGACATCCTCTACGGCCACGGCATCAGCCGCGAGGGCGGCCTGATCGACATGGGCGTCGAGCACGGCTTCGTGCGCAAGGCCGGTGCCTGGTACACGTACGAGGGCGACCAGCTCGGCCAGGGCAAGGAGAACGCCCGCAACTTCCTGAAGGACAACCCCGACCTCGCCGACGAGATCGAGCGGAAGATCAAGGAGAAGCTCGGCGTGGGCATCCGCAAGCCCGCCGCCGACGCGGAGCCCGCCGCGGACAAGGCGGGCGCCGACGCCCCGGACACGGCCGCCGCCGTGCCCGCGCCGGCCTCGGCGTCCAAGGCCAAGACGGCCAAGGCCGCCACGGCAGCCACGGCCAAGAGCTGA
- a CDS encoding ABC transporter permease, with translation MMLRYALKTVRHRTAGFLGAFVALLCAAALITACGTLLETGLRGRIATERYAAAPLVVSADQNVHRTTVKRKKGKTKVKHKAKPVAERAWLPAGTLEKVRAVPGVGRAVPEVTFQAAPLTTGTGRPAAGKAYGHAWESAALTPFTLAEGRAPRSAAEVVVDHALAARAALRPGSRLTVLATAEPRTYTVTGIARAERAPGGALAHQESLFFSTAEARRLSGRPAGSYTAIGVLPRPGTTTGDVESALGRALHGSTARVAAGDARGPVEFLDAAGARTRLVSLGGAMGGTSLLVAVLVVAGTFALAVRQRQRELALLRAIAATSGQLRRLLGREALIVGLAAGVLGSLAGLPLAAWLHGRFVTAGAVPATLERTTGVFPMAAAVAATLLGAWSAARITGRRVARIRPAEALAEAAVERSRPAWARIATGVLLLAGGAVLVAVLSTLRTEPAATPVTFLAVVVLAGAVSLLGPLLVRGATALLAGPLRAAGVNGRLATANLRGKATRMASAVTPVALLVGMTCTVLFVQPTLGDAARAQARDGVRAGWVLSAAGPGVTAGAAGRVRRTPGVTAATEIVNTTVRVGLTKYAAQGVTPAGLTRTWDPQVTAGTLAGFGGHRAAVSELAADRLGLRPGSPLRLTLGDGTPVTVTVTAVYGRGLGFGDLTLAHDLVAAHVDNPLASSVLVAAGPGTGRAELTAALRDFPGTAVLTARDADDVRADRQRSGAEINLLAMGLVLAFTAIAVVNTLAMSTAERIREFAMLRLAGATRRQVLRMLRIEALSVVLIGAVLGAGIALAVLTAFSVGMTGRAAPTVLPLAAGTVVGLAALLALAATALPGRAALRVRPVHVATAAE, from the coding sequence ATGATGCTGCGCTACGCACTCAAGACCGTTCGGCACCGCACCGCCGGCTTCCTCGGCGCCTTCGTCGCACTCCTGTGCGCGGCCGCCCTCATCACGGCCTGCGGCACGCTCCTGGAGACCGGGCTGCGGGGCAGGATCGCCACCGAGCGCTACGCGGCCGCACCGCTGGTCGTCTCCGCCGACCAGAACGTCCACCGGACCACGGTCAAGCGGAAGAAGGGCAAGACCAAGGTCAAGCACAAGGCCAAGCCGGTCGCGGAGCGGGCCTGGCTGCCCGCCGGCACGCTGGAGAAGGTCCGGGCCGTCCCCGGCGTCGGCCGGGCGGTGCCCGAAGTCACCTTCCAGGCCGCCCCCCTGACCACAGGCACCGGACGCCCGGCCGCCGGCAAGGCGTACGGGCACGCCTGGGAATCCGCCGCGCTCACCCCGTTCACGCTGGCCGAGGGCCGCGCCCCGCGCAGCGCCGCCGAGGTCGTCGTCGACCACGCACTGGCCGCCCGCGCCGCACTCCGGCCCGGCTCCCGCCTCACCGTCCTGGCCACCGCCGAGCCCCGTACGTACACGGTGACGGGGATAGCCCGCGCCGAGCGGGCCCCCGGCGGCGCCCTCGCGCACCAGGAATCCCTCTTCTTCAGCACCGCCGAGGCACGCCGGCTCTCCGGCCGTCCCGCGGGCAGCTACACCGCCATCGGGGTGCTGCCCCGCCCCGGCACCACCACCGGTGACGTCGAGAGCGCCCTCGGCCGGGCGCTGCACGGCAGCACCGCCCGGGTCGCCGCCGGGGACGCCCGCGGGCCCGTCGAATTCCTCGACGCGGCCGGCGCCCGCACCCGGCTCGTCTCCCTCGGCGGCGCCATGGGCGGCACCTCGCTCCTCGTCGCCGTCCTCGTGGTCGCCGGCACCTTCGCCCTCGCCGTCCGCCAGCGCCAGCGCGAGCTCGCCCTGCTGCGCGCCATCGCCGCCACCTCCGGGCAGCTGCGCCGACTCCTCGGCCGTGAGGCCCTGATCGTGGGCCTGGCCGCGGGCGTGCTCGGTTCCCTGGCCGGACTGCCGCTGGCGGCCTGGCTGCACGGCCGGTTCGTGACGGCCGGGGCCGTCCCCGCCACCCTGGAGCGCACCACGGGCGTCTTCCCGATGGCCGCCGCCGTCGCCGCCACCCTCCTGGGCGCCTGGTCCGCCGCCCGCATCACCGGCCGCCGGGTCGCCCGTATCCGCCCTGCCGAAGCGCTCGCCGAGGCCGCCGTCGAACGCTCCCGGCCCGCCTGGGCGCGGATCGCCACCGGGGTCCTGCTGCTCGCGGGCGGCGCCGTCCTGGTCGCCGTCCTCAGCACCCTGCGCACCGAGCCCGCCGCCACCCCGGTCACCTTCCTGGCCGTGGTGGTGCTCGCCGGGGCGGTCTCCCTGCTCGGGCCGCTGCTGGTGCGCGGGGCCACCGCCCTGCTCGCCGGCCCGCTGCGGGCCGCGGGCGTCAACGGCCGCCTGGCCACCGCCAACCTGCGCGGCAAGGCCACCCGGATGGCGTCCGCCGTCACGCCCGTCGCCCTGCTCGTCGGCATGACCTGCACGGTCCTGTTCGTGCAGCCCACGCTCGGCGACGCCGCCCGGGCCCAGGCCCGCGACGGCGTCCGGGCCGGCTGGGTGCTCTCAGCGGCGGGACCCGGGGTCACCGCGGGGGCCGCCGGGCGGGTGCGCCGCACCCCCGGCGTCACCGCCGCCACCGAGATCGTGAACACCACCGTCCGGGTCGGCCTCACCAAGTACGCAGCCCAGGGCGTCACCCCCGCCGGGCTCACCAGGACCTGGGACCCGCAGGTCACCGCCGGCACCCTGGCCGGCTTCGGCGGACACCGCGCCGCGGTCAGCGAACTCGCCGCCGACCGGCTGGGCCTGCGGCCCGGCAGCCCGCTGCGGCTGACCCTCGGAGACGGCACCCCCGTCACGGTCACCGTCACCGCGGTCTACGGCCGGGGCCTCGGCTTCGGCGACCTGACCCTCGCCCACGACCTGGTCGCCGCCCACGTGGACAACCCGCTCGCGAGCAGCGTGCTGGTGGCCGCCGGACCGGGCACCGGCCGAGCCGAGCTGACCGCGGCCCTGCGGGACTTCCCCGGCACCGCGGTGCTCACCGCCCGCGACGCCGACGACGTACGGGCCGACCGGCAGCGGTCGGGGGCCGAGATCAACCTGCTCGCCATGGGCCTGGTGCTCGCCTTCACCGCGATCGCCGTCGTCAACACCCTGGCCATGTCCACCGCCGAGCGGATCCGGGAGTTCGCGATGCTGCGGCTGGCCGGGGCCACGCGCCGGCAGGTGCTGCGCATGCTCCGCATCGAGGCCCTGTCGGTGGTCCTGATCGGCGCGGTCCTCGGCGCCGGCATCGCCCTCGCCGTCCTGACCGCCTTCAGCGTCGGCATGACCGGCCGGGCGGCGCCCACGGTGCTGCCGCTCGCCGCCGGTACGGTCGTCGGCCTGGCCGCGCTGCTGGCCCTGGCCGCGACCGCGCTGCCCGGCCGGGCGGCCCTCCGGGTCCGCCCGGTGCACGTCGCCACCGCCGCGGAGTAG
- a CDS encoding FAD-dependent monooxygenase, with protein MDPVIVVGAGPVGLSLALALAGQGVPCVLLDEGPGKDEPRPARTVVLHADTAAMAHRLGCATLRDEGARWAAWRSLRRRQEPARTAFEDPGPTGPAPLHVPQHALARGLRDAAAAHPLVQLVTDSKLDAVEQDGGGITAHTRGAETTWWRGSYLVGCDGARSTVRKLLGIRFPGRTAVERHAVAALRTELPWPGEAVLHRTPPWLGAGSAGEVCARPLPDGVWRLDWLLPPRGELVTPDMLVGWVRDTLGGWCGGTTPPYDLLDTGVHTLHHRLARRWRVQRAFLAGDAAHLLGALGTQGVEEGLRDAENLAWKLALAWHHGASEELLDSYQAERRTAVAARLRAADQALPALRGGGGLRGYLPGAARTHDAMLTDGHLGRGALGSAPGYGRSPLAPPPAESAAPTATEPGAPVADVRVTAPDGATVPLRDLLGRGRLLVVLVAPGTGVWDRRHWLKAGLMPRLAAAVSALPVRAELLVAESYPGAAAHTVLLVRPDGHLAAAFAGVRPADLYAAADAVRGGPAGGCGDGPEGVRAGAAAGPAEPAGAVARAVPAVPAAPRSSGPPV; from the coding sequence CGAGGGCCCCGGCAAGGACGAGCCGCGACCCGCCCGGACCGTCGTCCTGCACGCCGACACCGCGGCCATGGCCCATCGGCTGGGCTGCGCCACACTGCGGGACGAGGGCGCCCGCTGGGCGGCCTGGCGCTCGCTGAGGCGACGTCAGGAACCGGCGCGCACCGCCTTCGAGGACCCCGGGCCGACCGGCCCGGCGCCGCTGCACGTCCCGCAGCACGCGCTCGCCCGCGGCCTGCGCGACGCGGCGGCCGCGCACCCGCTCGTCCAGCTGGTCACGGACAGCAAACTGGACGCCGTGGAGCAGGACGGCGGCGGGATCACCGCGCATACCCGGGGCGCCGAGACCACCTGGTGGCGCGGCAGCTACCTGGTCGGCTGCGACGGCGCCCGGTCCACCGTGCGCAAGCTCCTCGGGATCCGCTTCCCCGGTCGGACCGCCGTGGAACGGCACGCCGTGGCCGCGCTGCGCACCGAGCTCCCCTGGCCCGGCGAGGCCGTCCTGCACCGGACGCCGCCGTGGCTGGGCGCCGGCTCCGCGGGCGAGGTCTGCGCCCGCCCACTGCCCGACGGCGTGTGGCGGCTGGACTGGCTGCTGCCGCCGCGCGGCGAACTCGTCACCCCCGACATGCTGGTGGGCTGGGTGCGGGACACGCTGGGCGGCTGGTGCGGGGGCACCACTCCCCCGTACGACCTGCTCGACACCGGCGTGCACACCCTGCACCACCGGCTGGCCCGGCGCTGGCGCGTGCAGCGGGCCTTCCTCGCCGGGGACGCGGCCCACCTGCTCGGCGCCCTGGGCACGCAGGGGGTCGAGGAGGGCCTCCGGGACGCCGAGAACCTCGCCTGGAAGCTGGCCCTGGCCTGGCACCACGGCGCCTCCGAGGAACTCCTCGACAGCTACCAGGCGGAGCGGCGCACCGCGGTCGCGGCCCGGCTGCGGGCCGCCGACCAGGCCCTGCCCGCCCTGCGCGGCGGCGGAGGCCTGCGCGGCTACCTGCCGGGCGCCGCGCGCACCCACGACGCGATGCTGACGGACGGCCACCTCGGCCGCGGCGCGCTCGGCTCCGCGCCCGGCTACGGCCGTTCGCCGCTCGCGCCGCCGCCCGCCGAGTCCGCGGCGCCGACCGCCACCGAGCCCGGCGCGCCCGTGGCCGACGTACGGGTGACGGCTCCGGACGGGGCCACCGTGCCGCTGCGCGACCTGCTGGGGCGCGGACGGCTGCTGGTGGTGCTGGTCGCGCCCGGCACCGGGGTGTGGGACCGGCGGCACTGGCTGAAGGCCGGGCTGATGCCGCGGCTCGCGGCGGCCGTGAGCGCGCTGCCGGTCCGCGCCGAGCTGCTGGTGGCCGAGAGCTATCCGGGCGCGGCGGCGCACACCGTGCTGCTGGTGCGCCCGGACGGGCACCTGGCGGCCGCCTTCGCGGGGGTGCGGCCGGCGGATCTGTACGCGGCGGCGGACGCCGTGCGGGGCGGTCCGGCGGGCGGTTGCGGGGACGGTCCGGAGGGCGTCCGGGCGGGCGCCGCGGCGGGCCCGGCCGAGCCGGCCGGCGCGGTCGCGCGGGCGGTTCCGGCGGTGCCGGCGGCGCCGCGTTCAAGTGGGCCACCAGTGTGA
- a CDS encoding putative leader peptide, whose amino-acid sequence MTGTDVHLWRRVHMDLLRFAGCVCRPSC is encoded by the coding sequence ATGACCGGCACCGACGTACACCTCTGGCGGAGGGTCCACATGGACCTGCTCCGCTTCGCGGGCTGCGTCTGTCGCCCGTCCTGCTGA
- a CDS encoding AzlD domain-containing protein: MNVWIAIALTAAGCYLVKLLGLLVPAGALERPLVRRLSALLPVALLAALTAQQTFSTGSALALDARAAGLAGAGIALLLRAPFLVVVGVAVAVTAGVRALGG, encoded by the coding sequence GTGAACGTCTGGATCGCCATCGCCCTCACAGCCGCCGGCTGCTACCTCGTCAAGCTCCTCGGACTGCTGGTCCCCGCCGGGGCCCTGGAGCGCCCGCTGGTGCGCCGCCTCTCCGCACTCCTCCCGGTCGCGCTGCTCGCGGCGCTCACCGCCCAGCAGACCTTCAGCACCGGGTCCGCGCTGGCCCTGGACGCCCGTGCCGCCGGTCTTGCGGGCGCCGGGATCGCGCTGCTGCTGCGCGCGCCCTTCCTGGTGGTCGTCGGGGTGGCCGTGGCGGTCACCGCGGGCGTCCGGGCGCTGGGCGGCTGA